A genomic stretch from Leishmania donovani BPK282A1 complete genome, chromosome 36 includes:
- a CDS encoding 40S ribosomal protein S24e: MVFQKKKAEVCIRTSQFKVNKLLNRKQFIVEVNHPHWCGTVPTQLIRKKLATLYKVPDASQVSLFGFKTKFGGGKTTGFGLIYDDLASLKRFEPNYRKTRMGFGKARLPARKSVKERRNRNKKLRGKAKGKQVAKKK, from the coding sequence ATGGTCTTTCAGAAGAAGAAGGCTGAGGTGTGCATCCGTACCTCCCAGTTCAAGGTGAACAAGCTGCTCAACCGCAAGCAGTTCATCGTGGAGGTAAACCACCCGCACTGGTGCGGTACCGTGCCGACGCAGCTGATCCGCAAGAAGCTGGCCACGCTGTACAAGGTTCCGGATGCGAGCCAGGTGTCCCTCTTCGGCTTCAAGACGAAGTTCGGTGGCGGCAAGACCACCGGCTTCGGTCTGATCTACGACGACCTCGCGTCCCTGAAGCGCTTCGAGCCCAACTACCGCAAGACCCGCATGGGTTTCGGCAAGGCTCGCCTGCCGGCCCGCAAGTCGGTGAAGGAGCGCCGCAACCGCAACAAGAAGCTGCGCGGCAAGGCGAAGGGCAAGCAGGTGGCCAAGAAGAAGTAA